A single genomic interval of Streptomyces sp. NBC_00663 harbors:
- the glmU gene encoding bifunctional UDP-N-acetylglucosamine diphosphorylase/glucosamine-1-phosphate N-acetyltransferase GlmU, whose translation MSANRPAAVVVLAAGEGTRMKSATPKVLHELCGRSLVGHVLAASRELDPENLVVVVGHAREKVTAHLNDIDPAVRTAVQAEQNGTGHAVRMALEELGGVVDGTVVVVCGDTPLLTGETLLALATTHSTDGNAVTVLTAEVPDATGYGRIVRDSASGAVTAIVEHKDASDSQRAIREINSGVFAFDGQLLADALGKVRTDNSQGEEYLTDVLGILREAGHRVGASVAVDHREIAGINNRVQLSEARRILNDRLLTQAMLAGVTVIDPATTWVDVSVTFDQDAVVHPNTLLHGTTHIGSTAEVGPNSRLKDTHVGAGARVDNTVSDGAHIGPEATVGPYAYLRPGTRLGAKGKIGTYVETKNAAIGEGTKVPHLSYVGDATIGEYSNIGAASVFVNYDGQDKHHTTVGSHCRTGSDNMFVAPVTVGDGAYTAAGSVITKDVPPGSLAVARGQQRNIEGWVARKRPGSAAAKAAEAASREPGSDS comes from the coding sequence GTGAGCGCCAACCGCCCGGCAGCCGTCGTCGTTCTCGCAGCGGGTGAGGGCACCCGTATGAAGTCGGCCACCCCCAAGGTTCTGCACGAACTCTGTGGCCGCAGCCTCGTGGGCCATGTGCTGGCCGCATCCCGTGAGTTGGACCCCGAGAACCTGGTCGTCGTCGTGGGTCACGCGCGCGAGAAGGTCACCGCGCACCTCAACGACATCGACCCGGCCGTACGGACCGCCGTACAGGCGGAGCAGAACGGCACCGGGCACGCCGTACGGATGGCGCTCGAAGAGCTTGGTGGGGTCGTCGACGGGACCGTCGTGGTCGTCTGCGGGGACACTCCCCTTCTCACCGGTGAGACCCTCCTCGCCCTCGCGACCACCCACTCCACCGACGGCAACGCCGTCACCGTCCTCACCGCAGAGGTCCCGGACGCGACCGGCTACGGGCGGATCGTGCGCGACAGCGCCTCGGGTGCCGTCACCGCGATCGTGGAGCACAAGGACGCCTCCGACTCGCAGCGGGCGATCCGTGAGATCAACTCCGGGGTGTTCGCGTTCGACGGGCAGTTGCTCGCCGATGCGCTCGGGAAGGTCAGGACCGACAACAGTCAGGGCGAGGAGTACCTCACCGATGTTCTCGGGATCCTCCGGGAAGCCGGGCACCGCGTGGGCGCCTCCGTCGCCGTCGATCACCGTGAGATCGCCGGCATCAACAACCGCGTCCAGCTGAGCGAGGCCCGCCGGATTCTCAACGACCGGCTGCTGACGCAGGCCATGCTGGCCGGCGTGACCGTCATCGACCCGGCGACGACCTGGGTCGATGTCAGCGTCACCTTCGATCAGGACGCGGTCGTCCACCCGAACACCCTGCTGCACGGCACCACCCACATCGGCTCCACCGCCGAGGTCGGTCCCAACAGCCGTCTGAAGGACACCCACGTCGGCGCCGGTGCCCGTGTCGACAACACCGTGTCGGACGGGGCGCACATCGGGCCGGAGGCGACCGTGGGGCCGTACGCCTATCTTCGGCCCGGTACCCGTCTCGGTGCCAAGGGCAAGATCGGGACGTACGTGGAGACGAAGAACGCCGCCATCGGGGAGGGGACGAAGGTGCCTCACCTCTCTTACGTCGGTGACGCGACCATCGGTGAGTACAGCAACATCGGTGCCGCGAGCGTGTTCGTGAACTACGACGGGCAGGACAAGCATCACACCACCGTCGGGTCGCACTGCCGGACGGGTTCGGACAACATGTTTGTGGCGCCTGTCACGGTCGGGGACGGTGCGTACACGGCCGCAGGGTCGGTGATCACGAAGGATGTGCCGCCCGGTTCGCTCGCTGTGGCCCGTGGTCAGCAGCGGAATATCGAGGGTTGGGTGGCTCGTAAGCGTCCGGGAAGCGCGGCGGCGAAGGCGGCCGAGGCGGCGTCCCGGGAGCCGGGCAGCGATAGCTGA
- a CDS encoding sensor histidine kinase, which translates to MTTTGEDHAAARTGPWWWARWRTALLDVGLAFVSVLECAREGIDFAGDAGIPTAAGVVFGAFAGAALLVRRKWPIAVVLVSIAITPAQMGYLMGIVGLYTLAASELPRRIIGSLAGMSFVGMLIVMFVRVRQSMETGESDLGSWSVPFAAIAISIGLTAPPLLLGLYVGARRRLMESLRERADSLERELQLLAERAEERAQWARNEERTRIAREMHDVVAHRVSLMVVHAAALQAVARKDPEKAVKNAALVGDMGRQALTELREMLGVLRSGDGGGVRQVAVPLAAVGVAAAAAASRAVEESDGPCLSELEELIGQSAAAGMVVDLTVDGDVRPYAGEVEQTAYRVVQEALTNVHKHAAGAKTHVRLAHRGSEIAMQVENEPPPEVSVASSARLPSGGNGLVGMKERVVALGGVFVSGPTDAGGFRVSAVIPAA; encoded by the coding sequence ATGACCACGACGGGGGAAGACCACGCCGCGGCCCGGACGGGGCCGTGGTGGTGGGCCAGGTGGCGTACCGCACTGTTGGACGTCGGCCTCGCGTTCGTGTCCGTGCTGGAGTGCGCGCGTGAGGGGATCGACTTCGCGGGGGATGCGGGGATCCCGACCGCGGCGGGGGTGGTGTTCGGGGCGTTCGCGGGGGCCGCGCTGCTGGTGCGGCGGAAGTGGCCGATCGCGGTGGTGCTGGTGTCGATCGCGATCACGCCTGCCCAGATGGGCTACCTGATGGGCATCGTCGGGCTTTACACCCTTGCCGCGTCCGAGCTGCCTCGGCGGATCATCGGGTCGCTGGCCGGGATGTCGTTCGTCGGCATGCTGATCGTGATGTTCGTGCGGGTGCGGCAGAGCATGGAGACGGGGGAGAGCGATCTCGGGAGTTGGTCGGTGCCGTTCGCGGCGATCGCCATTTCCATTGGGCTCACCGCTCCGCCTCTGCTGCTCGGGCTGTATGTCGGGGCTCGGCGGCGGCTCATGGAGAGTTTGCGGGAGCGGGCCGACAGCTTGGAGCGGGAGCTTCAGTTGCTTGCCGAGCGGGCCGAGGAGCGGGCGCAGTGGGCGCGTAATGAGGAGCGGACCCGGATCGCTCGGGAGATGCATGACGTCGTCGCGCATCGGGTGAGTCTGATGGTGGTGCATGCGGCGGCGTTGCAGGCCGTTGCTCGGAAGGATCCTGAGAAGGCCGTCAAGAATGCCGCGTTGGTGGGGGACATGGGGCGGCAGGCGCTGACCGAGTTGCGCGAGATGCTCGGGGTGTTGCGGAGCGGGGACGGCGGTGGGGTGCGGCAGGTGGCCGTGCCGTTGGCCGCTGTGGGGGTCGCTGCCGCGGCTGCGGCTTCGCGGGCCGTTGAGGAGTCCGACGGGCCTTGTCTGTCCGAGTTGGAGGAGTTGATCGGGCAGTCGGCGGCCGCGGGGATGGTCGTGGATCTGACCGTGGACGGGGATGTGCGGCCGTATGCGGGGGAGGTCGAGCAGACCGCGTATCGGGTCGTCCAGGAGGCGTTGACCAACGTCCACAAGCATGCGGCCGGTGCGAAGACGCACGTACGGCTCGCGCATCGGGGGTCCGAGATCGCGATGCAGGTGGAGAACGAGCCGCCGCCGGAGGTGTCGGTGGCGTCGTCGGCGCGGTTGCCGTCCGGGGGGAACGGGCTCGTGGGGATGAAGGAGCGGGTCGTCGCGCTGGGCGGGGTGTTCGTGTCCGGGCCGACGGATGCGGGGGGTTTTCGGGTGTCGGCGGTGATTCCGGCGGCGTAG
- a CDS encoding SUKH-3 domain-containing protein, translating into MHPDRTSSTRFPVPVDAALRAAGWQPGRWDIKQAEIWADALRAHASPAGHRHTVFPAAVEAWAEFGGLHITPTGPGRQVAPAHLHLDPLHGLHLARTLGDLGRALDTEICPLGAETDTAALLAIDAEGRTYALDHTGDWYLGPDIDHALAALVAGIEPVRLTAG; encoded by the coding sequence ATGCACCCCGACCGCACCAGCAGCACCCGCTTCCCCGTACCCGTCGACGCCGCCCTGCGCGCCGCCGGCTGGCAACCCGGACGCTGGGACATCAAACAAGCGGAGATCTGGGCCGACGCCCTACGCGCCCACGCCTCACCCGCGGGCCACCGCCACACCGTCTTCCCCGCCGCGGTCGAAGCCTGGGCCGAATTCGGCGGCCTCCACATCACCCCCACCGGCCCCGGCCGCCAGGTCGCCCCCGCCCACCTCCACCTCGACCCCCTGCACGGCCTCCACCTCGCCCGCACCCTCGGCGACCTCGGCCGCGCCCTCGACACCGAGATCTGCCCCCTCGGCGCCGAGACCGACACCGCCGCCCTCCTCGCCATCGACGCCGAAGGCCGCACCTACGCCCTCGACCACACCGGCGACTGGTACCTCGGCCCCGACATCGACCACGCCCTCGCCGCACTCGTCGCAGGCATAGAACCCGTACGACTCACAGCAGGCTGA
- a CDS encoding YwqJ-related putative deaminase: MMIMNTTQTGPHPGPRPAATGDPRTGLSGDPRIGWSSAEAAHAPVLRHRRDGILPTVAAALSVRGATLTGTAARGDQVPPLHPLVQDFLDTLTSTQRDRFTGRCAETILISRHLAAADAARTKRAARKPMTNGEARKALKQAKLTARRIREDGDPLHGSFATPCRACTALSAHFGVRIVDPAADD; encoded by the coding sequence ATGATGATCATGAATACGACGCAGACGGGGCCGCACCCAGGACCGCGACCAGCCGCAACCGGCGACCCGCGCACCGGCCTGTCCGGCGACCCCCGCATCGGCTGGAGCAGCGCCGAAGCCGCCCACGCCCCCGTCCTGCGCCACCGCCGCGACGGCATACTCCCCACCGTCGCCGCCGCCCTCTCCGTCCGCGGCGCCACCCTCACCGGCACCGCCGCCCGCGGCGACCAGGTCCCACCCCTGCACCCACTCGTCCAGGACTTCCTCGACACCCTCACATCAACCCAGCGGGACCGCTTCACCGGCCGCTGCGCCGAGACGATCCTCATCTCCCGCCACCTCGCCGCCGCCGACGCCGCCCGCACCAAACGCGCCGCCCGCAAACCCATGACCAACGGCGAGGCCCGCAAAGCCCTCAAGCAGGCCAAACTCACCGCCCGCCGCATCCGCGAGGACGGCGACCCCCTCCACGGCAGCTTCGCCACGCCCTGCCGCGCCTGCACCGCCCTCAGCGCCCACTTCGGCGTACGCATCGTCGACCCGGCCGCGGACGACTAA
- a CDS encoding SMI1/KNR4 family protein produces MTTGRLGQQAAPPNAAYAGQVVHFPDPVRAARHPRGVRVDEHGYPDFSAYARAAAEIADPPEGFGVDELRLTDYVSANAALAATGHDLWDTIPAVATPHGWTWHHVVGSRRLELVPVEVKALLRHHGGIATAAVDHGKRGTRPLQETRPAHFGLPKSGTAVSESQVLGVEEDLGYRLPGAYRSFLKAAGGCAPVGTALDPELGLLVDQPFFTVRDEAAVNDLVYVNKCLRDHLTKDYLGVGFVQGGLLAVKVKGAGVGSVWFCAYDDARDVDPSVAPADRVERLLLPCGDDFDVFLSRLAGSPPELETVANLMVDGGFARSVPVAGAVAGAGE; encoded by the coding sequence ATGACGACAGGTCGGCTCGGGCAGCAAGCCGCGCCGCCGAACGCGGCCTATGCCGGGCAGGTCGTGCATTTCCCGGATCCGGTCCGGGCTGCGCGTCACCCGAGGGGGGTGCGGGTGGACGAGCACGGCTATCCCGACTTCTCGGCGTATGCGCGTGCGGCTGCCGAGATCGCTGATCCGCCGGAGGGTTTCGGTGTCGATGAGTTGCGGCTGACGGACTATGTGTCGGCGAACGCGGCGCTCGCGGCGACCGGCCATGACCTGTGGGACACGATTCCGGCGGTGGCGACGCCGCACGGCTGGACGTGGCATCACGTGGTGGGTTCGCGGCGCCTTGAGCTGGTTCCGGTCGAGGTGAAGGCTTTGCTGCGGCATCATGGCGGGATCGCCACGGCGGCGGTGGACCACGGGAAGCGGGGGACGCGGCCGTTGCAGGAGACGCGGCCCGCGCACTTCGGTCTGCCGAAGTCGGGTACGGCGGTGTCCGAGTCGCAGGTGCTGGGGGTCGAGGAGGATCTCGGGTACCGGTTGCCGGGGGCGTATCGGTCCTTCTTGAAGGCGGCGGGTGGTTGTGCGCCGGTGGGGACGGCTCTGGACCCGGAGTTGGGTCTGCTGGTGGACCAGCCGTTCTTCACGGTGCGGGACGAGGCGGCCGTCAACGACCTCGTGTATGTGAACAAGTGCCTGCGCGACCATCTGACCAAGGACTACCTGGGTGTCGGGTTCGTGCAGGGCGGTCTGCTGGCCGTGAAGGTGAAGGGCGCGGGGGTCGGTTCGGTCTGGTTCTGCGCCTACGACGACGCGCGTGACGTCGATCCTTCGGTGGCGCCCGCGGACCGGGTGGAGCGGCTGTTGCTGCCGTGCGGTGATGACTTCGATGTGTTCCTGTCCCGACTGGCGGGTTCGCCGCCGGAGTTGGAGACAGTGGCGAACCTGATGGTGGACGGCGGTTTCGCGCGGTCCGTGCCGGTGGCCGGGGCCGTTGCCGGGGCTGGGGAGTGA
- a CDS encoding SUKH-4 family immunity protein, whose protein sequence is MVTFAQAQERAEEWINGDVPSYQHREVRVREFELGFVVWAEDRADGPRSDGGAQRLVLARDSGEATLWPALPVGEVIRRYEEEYGRAAEDAAAASAPAARVDLNQTSFLLTPPEWLQEAADQLGIPDRRGAGSGSGSGAGAGGGAAAAGGSAGGSAGGGAGFGAGAGPGALPETQAGVPVGSGNGAGGPGAASSGSAPGAPGVPAGATPWAGTDTNADAGDDRSVPLPATVFAPPLSGSDDDTPPPATPPEAKTALISGGSQLPPTALAPALDDAHAPGGAVPPGAPGVAPGGAPYGYPQGAGGVGGAGVPGTPPPGAPHAPVPGGPQGSTPPPVPGAPSYGYPQGPGGGPGAPQPPGAPGAPGGVGGPGASERSLAPNAGDIADAATSKAAPPPRRGHGAGTPPPPPGAPGAPGARPGGTPPPAPGAPPAPGTPGAAAGGYVPTQLVSALGPDGPEGVPAAGPGAPTPPGAPQPPGAPNPPGGTPPGGMHHAATMLADPGRMGPGGGAPQSPGAPGMPGAPSAQTPPGAPGAPHAPGAPGVPGAPGYAGAPAQGGPGAPQPPGAPGAPGMPGAPGAQGSAGGAGGAVHQAETMLAAPPVGGPGAPPPPQAPGAPGMPGAPGVPGAPGMAPGAGAPQPMAPGAMPPGAMPPPGAMPPPGGMPPGAVPPPGQPGPGQAPAYGYPQQGQPTVGPGYQAVLRYRAQDGSEQQLIRRSAPGTPHPEWQIFHELRGMNIPPDQVLELHTELESCELPGAYCARMIREQWPQARIASIAPYGTDHASRQQGMQQLLAHQGELHQVADGPARPGPVRAPIPPVQAAPPIPPEGVAQELAGAFGPGIFRFEQAAVSRQGVPPVVAHSLVAAGLPMDMGPFFWAQAQPGRPVPTLAELAQERGVQPASDAGSYLVMGSDFGRAICVQYGTANIVAVPVEAGPGGAPVPPQFVNTGLPEFQRCLALLGRMWRLRFGLNQEQAGRWTVDFQAQLASLDPAALGSPESWWSVLLEQMWDGLL, encoded by the coding sequence ATGGTGACGTTCGCGCAGGCGCAGGAGCGCGCGGAAGAGTGGATCAACGGGGACGTTCCCTCGTATCAGCATCGTGAGGTGCGGGTGCGGGAGTTCGAGCTCGGGTTCGTGGTGTGGGCGGAGGACCGTGCGGACGGGCCGCGTTCGGACGGGGGTGCCCAGCGGTTGGTGCTCGCCCGGGACAGCGGGGAGGCCACGTTGTGGCCGGCGCTGCCGGTGGGTGAGGTGATCCGCCGCTACGAGGAGGAGTACGGGCGTGCCGCGGAGGACGCGGCCGCGGCTTCGGCGCCTGCGGCTCGGGTGGATCTGAATCAGACGTCGTTCCTTTTGACGCCGCCGGAGTGGTTGCAGGAGGCGGCGGATCAGTTGGGGATTCCTGATCGGCGGGGGGCGGGTTCGGGTTCCGGGAGTGGGGCCGGGGCCGGTGGTGGGGCGGCTGCGGCTGGTGGCTCTGCCGGTGGTTCTGCCGGTGGCGGTGCTGGGTTCGGTGCGGGTGCGGGTCCTGGTGCGTTGCCTGAGACGCAGGCCGGTGTGCCGGTCGGGTCGGGGAACGGGGCCGGGGGGCCGGGTGCGGCTTCGTCGGGGTCGGCGCCGGGGGCCCCGGGTGTGCCTGCCGGGGCGACTCCGTGGGCCGGGACCGATACCAACGCCGATGCGGGCGACGACCGTTCGGTGCCGTTGCCGGCGACGGTGTTCGCGCCGCCGCTGAGCGGTAGCGACGATGACACTCCGCCGCCTGCGACGCCGCCGGAGGCCAAGACCGCGCTGATTTCGGGCGGCAGCCAGCTTCCGCCGACGGCGCTCGCACCGGCGCTCGACGATGCGCATGCGCCGGGTGGTGCGGTGCCGCCAGGTGCACCTGGGGTGGCTCCGGGTGGGGCGCCGTACGGGTATCCGCAGGGTGCGGGGGGTGTGGGTGGTGCGGGAGTGCCGGGCACGCCCCCTCCGGGCGCCCCGCACGCGCCTGTGCCGGGTGGGCCGCAGGGGAGCACGCCGCCGCCTGTTCCGGGTGCTCCTTCCTATGGCTATCCGCAGGGGCCCGGGGGTGGGCCGGGGGCGCCTCAGCCTCCTGGCGCGCCGGGTGCGCCTGGCGGGGTCGGTGGTCCGGGGGCGTCGGAGCGGTCGCTCGCGCCGAACGCCGGGGACATCGCCGACGCCGCGACCAGCAAGGCCGCGCCTCCGCCGCGCCGTGGGCATGGAGCTGGGACGCCGCCTCCGCCGCCGGGTGCTCCGGGGGCGCCTGGCGCGCGTCCGGGGGGTACGCCCCCGCCTGCGCCGGGTGCGCCGCCTGCGCCTGGTACGCCGGGTGCGGCGGCCGGTGGGTATGTGCCGACGCAGCTGGTGTCCGCGCTCGGGCCGGACGGTCCTGAGGGCGTGCCGGCTGCCGGACCGGGCGCACCGACCCCGCCGGGCGCCCCTCAGCCTCCCGGTGCGCCGAACCCGCCCGGCGGTACGCCTCCGGGCGGTATGCACCATGCCGCCACGATGCTGGCCGACCCGGGGCGGATGGGCCCGGGTGGGGGCGCGCCGCAGTCGCCGGGCGCCCCTGGCATGCCTGGTGCGCCCAGCGCTCAGACTCCTCCGGGCGCCCCGGGTGCACCTCACGCGCCCGGCGCTCCGGGAGTTCCTGGCGCCCCCGGTTATGCGGGTGCGCCGGCCCAGGGTGGCCCCGGCGCACCGCAGCCTCCTGGCGCTCCTGGCGCCCCGGGCATGCCTGGCGCGCCCGGCGCGCAGGGTTCTGCCGGGGGCGCGGGGGGCGCTGTTCACCAAGCGGAGACGATGCTGGCCGCGCCCCCGGTGGGTGGCCCCGGCGCGCCTCCGCCGCCGCAAGCCCCGGGTGCACCCGGCATGCCCGGCGCGCCCGGTGTTCCTGGCGCCCCCGGTATGGCGCCGGGTGCGGGCGCCCCTCAGCCCATGGCGCCCGGTGCGATGCCTCCCGGTGCGATGCCGCCTCCCGGTGCGATGCCGCCTCCTGGTGGGATGCCGCCGGGTGCCGTGCCGCCGCCGGGGCAGCCCGGTCCCGGTCAGGCGCCGGCGTACGGCTACCCGCAGCAGGGGCAGCCGACCGTCGGTCCGGGCTACCAGGCCGTGTTGCGCTACCGCGCGCAGGACGGTTCGGAGCAGCAGCTGATCCGGCGTTCGGCGCCGGGTACGCCGCACCCGGAGTGGCAGATCTTCCATGAGCTGCGGGGGATGAACATCCCGCCGGACCAGGTGCTGGAGCTGCACACGGAGTTGGAGTCGTGTGAGCTGCCGGGTGCGTACTGTGCGCGGATGATCCGGGAGCAGTGGCCGCAGGCGCGGATCGCGAGCATCGCGCCGTACGGCACGGATCACGCGAGCCGGCAGCAGGGGATGCAGCAGTTGCTGGCGCATCAGGGCGAGTTGCACCAGGTGGCGGACGGACCGGCGCGGCCGGGACCGGTGCGCGCCCCGATTCCGCCGGTGCAGGCCGCGCCGCCGATTCCGCCGGAGGGCGTGGCGCAGGAGCTGGCGGGGGCGTTCGGGCCGGGGATCTTCCGGTTCGAGCAGGCCGCGGTGTCCCGGCAGGGCGTGCCGCCGGTCGTGGCGCACTCGCTGGTCGCGGCGGGGCTGCCGATGGACATGGGCCCGTTCTTCTGGGCGCAGGCCCAGCCGGGGCGGCCGGTTCCGACGCTGGCCGAGCTGGCGCAGGAGCGCGGGGTGCAGCCGGCCTCGGACGCGGGGTCGTACCTGGTGATGGGCAGTGACTTCGGCCGGGCGATCTGTGTGCAGTACGGGACGGCGAACATCGTGGCCGTGCCGGTGGAGGCGGGGCCCGGCGGGGCGCCGGTGCCGCCGCAGTTCGTGAACACGGGGCTGCCCGAGTTCCAGCGGTGTCTGGCGCTGCTGGGGCGGATGTGGCGGCTCCGGTTCGGGCTGAACCAGGAGCAGGCGGGTCGTTGGACCGTCGACTTCCAGGCGCAGCTGGCCTCGTTGGACCCGGCGGCGCTGGGTTCGCCGGAGAGCTGGTGGTCGGTGCTGCTGGAGCAGATGTGGGACGGGCTGCTGTAG
- a CDS encoding carboxymuconolactone decarboxylase family protein: MKARMTNPAYVLPGALKGIGTIFQAVGESGLSQELAEIVGLRASQINGCGACVYGHVNNLRKAGTSEERIASVVGWREAPFYSDAERAALQLTEVMTRLADRSHESVPDELWDEVADHFDEKELSGLILVVSLTNLFNRINTTIKEPAGTSWG; this comes from the coding sequence ATGAAGGCTCGGATGACGAACCCCGCGTATGTGCTCCCCGGTGCGCTGAAGGGGATCGGGACGATCTTCCAGGCGGTCGGCGAGAGCGGTCTGTCGCAGGAGCTGGCGGAGATCGTGGGGTTGAGGGCGAGTCAGATCAACGGGTGCGGCGCGTGCGTGTACGGGCACGTGAACAATCTGCGCAAGGCGGGGACGAGCGAGGAGCGGATCGCGAGCGTCGTCGGATGGCGCGAGGCCCCCTTCTACAGTGACGCCGAGCGGGCCGCGCTCCAGTTGACCGAGGTGATGACGCGGCTCGCGGACCGTTCGCACGAGTCGGTGCCGGACGAGCTGTGGGACGAGGTGGCCGACCACTTCGACGAGAAGGAGCTGTCCGGGCTGATCCTCGTCGTCTCGCTGACGAACCTGTTCAACCGCATCAACACCACCATCAAGGAGCCGGCGGGCACCAGCTGGGGCTGA
- a CDS encoding cellulose-binding protein: protein MSGTPVSSHGFAVVRGRGYRPGQVDAYAAALSQDRDASWERAARLTVLAKEMEAELEALRERVVRLAPQTYETLGERARRIFQLGQEEAAALRDGARQEAQHLVEEARARANGVRDAAQAHADAVRAEADERARQRLLVARAEADEIRIAARREVKEGRTEALEALREVRQRTAGMLAEQAREHAERWAEAERAEVERAAALDARHAEQVARAEAALSEAKQAFADAEAATRGRQEEARARAAELLAEARLREDRIARETERVLREHGERWDDVRAHMDLVRNSLTTLTGRAPAE, encoded by the coding sequence ATGAGCGGCACACCTGTCTCGTCCCACGGCTTCGCGGTCGTACGGGGGCGTGGCTACCGTCCCGGACAGGTCGACGCGTACGCCGCGGCGCTCTCGCAGGACCGTGACGCCTCCTGGGAGCGTGCCGCCCGTCTCACCGTGCTCGCCAAGGAGATGGAGGCGGAGCTGGAGGCGTTGCGCGAGAGGGTCGTACGGCTCGCTCCGCAGACGTACGAGACGCTCGGGGAGCGTGCGCGCCGGATCTTCCAGCTGGGGCAGGAGGAGGCGGCGGCCCTGCGCGACGGCGCGCGGCAGGAGGCGCAGCACCTTGTGGAGGAGGCGCGGGCGCGCGCGAACGGCGTGCGCGACGCGGCTCAGGCGCACGCCGATGCCGTACGCGCCGAGGCGGACGAGCGCGCCCGGCAGCGCCTGCTCGTGGCGCGCGCCGAGGCCGACGAGATCCGTATCGCCGCCCGGCGCGAAGTGAAAGAGGGGCGCACAGAGGCGCTGGAGGCGTTGCGCGAGGTACGGCAGCGCACCGCCGGCATGCTCGCCGAGCAGGCCAGGGAGCACGCCGAGCGCTGGGCCGAGGCCGAGCGCGCGGAGGTCGAGCGCGCCGCCGCGCTGGACGCCCGCCATGCCGAGCAGGTCGCCCGCGCGGAGGCCGCGCTGTCCGAGGCGAAGCAGGCGTTCGCCGACGCGGAGGCCGCTACGCGCGGACGCCAGGAGGAGGCGCGGGCGCGGGCGGCGGAGCTCCTCGCCGAGGCGCGGCTGCGCGAGGACCGCATCGCGCGCGAGACGGAACGGGTGCTGCGCGAGCACGGGGAGCGCTGGGACGACGTACGCGCCCACATGGACCTCGTACGCAACAGCCTGACCACACTGACGGGCCGGGCACCGGCGGAGTAG
- a CDS encoding RNA polymerase sigma-70 factor: protein MGRTEEFEELRPLLFSLAYRMLGSVGEAEDAVQETWLRYAASPVEPRSVKAFLSTTVTRIAIDVLRSARVRREAYVGPWFPEPLLDDPYEDPERSAELADSVSMAALLLLERLSPLERAVFVLREVFDFGFPEVASAVGRSESACRQLVVRARRHMAEGRPRFPADREECAELAARFVDAFRAGDVTALRDLLAADVALVGDGGGKAPQLARAVAGADHVARVLASLVHLHARVDVTTEPCELNGQPGAVSRDRDGKVLHTWTLDVLDGRVQTIRTILNPDKLTHLGPVADAWALTREVRRGRGAEE from the coding sequence ATGGGCAGGACCGAGGAGTTCGAGGAGCTGCGGCCCCTGCTGTTCTCCCTCGCCTACCGCATGCTGGGCAGCGTCGGCGAGGCCGAGGACGCGGTCCAGGAGACCTGGCTGCGCTACGCCGCCTCCCCGGTCGAGCCCCGGTCGGTCAAGGCCTTCCTCTCCACCACGGTGACCCGGATCGCGATCGACGTACTGCGCTCGGCCCGCGTCCGACGGGAGGCGTACGTCGGCCCGTGGTTCCCCGAGCCCCTGCTCGACGACCCCTACGAGGACCCGGAACGCTCGGCGGAACTGGCCGACTCCGTGTCCATGGCGGCCCTCCTGCTGCTCGAACGCCTCTCCCCGCTGGAACGGGCCGTCTTCGTGCTGCGCGAGGTCTTCGACTTCGGCTTCCCCGAGGTCGCGTCGGCCGTGGGGCGCTCGGAGTCGGCGTGCCGTCAGCTCGTCGTACGGGCCCGGCGCCACATGGCCGAGGGCCGGCCCCGCTTCCCGGCGGACCGCGAGGAGTGCGCGGAACTCGCCGCCCGCTTCGTCGACGCCTTCCGCGCGGGCGACGTCACCGCGCTGCGGGACCTGCTCGCCGCCGACGTGGCCCTGGTCGGCGACGGCGGCGGCAAGGCCCCCCAGCTCGCCAGGGCCGTCGCCGGCGCCGACCACGTGGCCCGCGTCCTCGCCTCCCTCGTGCACCTCCACGCGCGCGTGGACGTCACGACCGAGCCCTGCGAACTGAACGGCCAGCCGGGCGCCGTCTCCCGCGACCGGGACGGCAAGGTGCTCCACACCTGGACGCTGGACGTCCTCGACGGACGCGTCCAGACCATCCGCACGATCCTCAACCCCGACAAACTCACCCACCTGGGCCCGGTGGCGGACGCCTGGGCGCTCACGCGGGAGGTACGGCGGGGGCGGGGCGCGGAGGAGTGA
- a CDS encoding DoxX family protein, with the protein MNLGLWIAAGLVLPAAVGVAPVLVPVTAVCWTPLMIGAMITHGRRGETGFVPLNLVHLALAVIVAWGRFGPESFMN; encoded by the coding sequence ATGAACCTCGGACTGTGGATCGCCGCCGGCCTGGTCCTGCCCGCGGCCGTCGGCGTCGCACCGGTCCTGGTGCCGGTGACCGCCGTCTGCTGGACCCCGCTGATGATCGGCGCGATGATCACTCACGGCCGGCGCGGCGAGACCGGGTTCGTACCGCTGAACCTCGTCCACCTCGCGCTCGCCGTGATCGTCGCGTGGGGGCGCTTCGGTCCCGAGTCGTTCATGAACTGA